From Arthrobacter sp. FW306-2-2C-D06B, a single genomic window includes:
- a CDS encoding transglutaminase family protein, whose amino-acid sequence MTRLSIVHKTAYKYNRRVTLSYNEARMTPLTDPQQVVLESSLKITPSQAAVSTYRDYWGTRVTAFDMQMPHERLEVVATTTVEVHRVERVALDEEIVGWDVMASDEIRDQFSDWLPQSQLSGPGEEVLGIIPAVVAGKNPHETAMAIFDWMRGEMSYVKGTTGVTTNAEEAWNQRQGVCQDLAHLAIGSLRSCGIPARYVSGYIHPRPTAEIGETVAGQSHAWLEWWDGEWRSWDPTNHKPAGDLHVTVARGRDYRDVPPLKGILSGGGGSGLTVTVEITRLT is encoded by the coding sequence ATGACCCGGCTGAGCATCGTCCACAAGACGGCCTACAAATACAACCGCCGCGTGACCTTGTCGTACAACGAGGCACGCATGACGCCTCTGACCGATCCGCAACAGGTGGTCCTCGAATCCTCACTGAAGATCACGCCGTCGCAGGCTGCCGTGAGCACTTATCGTGACTATTGGGGCACCCGCGTGACCGCCTTCGACATGCAGATGCCGCACGAGCGACTCGAAGTGGTGGCCACCACCACCGTTGAGGTCCACCGGGTGGAGAGGGTGGCCCTGGACGAAGAGATTGTTGGCTGGGACGTGATGGCTTCCGACGAGATCCGGGACCAGTTCAGTGACTGGTTGCCGCAGTCGCAGCTCAGTGGTCCGGGGGAGGAAGTGCTCGGCATCATTCCCGCCGTCGTGGCCGGCAAGAATCCGCACGAGACAGCCATGGCCATTTTCGACTGGATGCGCGGCGAAATGAGCTATGTGAAGGGCACAACGGGCGTCACTACCAACGCCGAGGAAGCCTGGAACCAGCGTCAAGGAGTCTGCCAGGACCTGGCCCACTTGGCCATCGGTTCGCTTCGCAGCTGCGGCATTCCGGCCCGTTACGTGTCCGGTTACATCCATCCACGGCCCACGGCCGAGATCGGTGAAACAGTCGCAGGCCAATCCCACGCGTGGCTGGAATGGTGGGACGGCGAATGGCGCAGCTGGGATCCCACCAACCACAAGCCTGCCGGAGATCTCCACGTCACTGTGGCGCGGGGCCGGGACTACCGGGATGTTCCTCCCTTGAAGGGCATCCTGTCCGGCGGTGGCGGCTCAGGCCTCACCGTGACGGTCGAGATCACGCGGCTCACCTAG
- a CDS encoding alpha-E domain-containing protein, producing MLSRIAESLFWIGRYVERADGTARILDVHLERLNHLPLEEQRSVARELLAVMGARPQSEEFGLPELLHALAYDKTSATSIAGSLGAARENARRARETVSSSLWESLNTTYYGLNQHRKDVVGTYRFCNWVLERTAMVRGLADTTVSHDESWLFLVLGRSLERADMTARMLSTRDVLSAGMSWVNMLRCAGAYESFLRTRRAAFGDQHAAEFLLLDRLFPRSIVFALRDADECLAKLDPSAQRVGFINDARRIVGQARTFLEFHRTDDLMSELPEHMDRVQKAVTQASDAISRKYFNQADELAWVGEVS from the coding sequence ATGCTGAGCCGTATTGCTGAATCCCTTTTCTGGATCGGCCGTTACGTGGAGCGGGCCGACGGAACGGCCAGAATCCTGGACGTCCATCTTGAACGCCTGAACCACCTTCCGCTCGAGGAGCAACGCAGCGTGGCGCGGGAACTCCTGGCCGTCATGGGAGCCCGGCCGCAGAGTGAAGAATTCGGTTTGCCGGAGCTGCTTCACGCCCTCGCCTACGACAAGACGAGTGCCACGTCCATCGCCGGATCCCTCGGGGCTGCGCGTGAGAATGCGCGGCGGGCACGCGAAACCGTGTCCTCCTCCTTGTGGGAGAGCCTCAACACGACGTACTACGGGCTGAACCAGCACCGCAAGGACGTGGTGGGTACATACCGTTTCTGCAACTGGGTACTGGAACGCACCGCCATGGTCAGGGGCCTCGCGGACACCACGGTGAGCCACGACGAAAGCTGGCTTTTCCTTGTCCTCGGCCGTTCGCTCGAGCGTGCCGACATGACCGCGCGGATGCTGTCCACCAGGGATGTCCTCTCCGCCGGAATGTCATGGGTGAACATGTTGCGTTGCGCCGGTGCGTACGAGTCATTCCTCCGGACCCGCCGGGCGGCCTTCGGAGACCAGCACGCTGCCGAGTTCCTCCTGCTGGACCGTTTGTTCCCGCGCTCCATCGTCTTCGCCCTGCGCGACGCCGACGAGTGCCTCGCCAAGCTGGATCCCTCAGCGCAACGGGTGGGCTTCATCAATGACGCCCGTCGGATCGTCGGCCAGGCCCGTACCTTCCTTGAGTTCCATCGGACGGACGATCTCATGTCCGAGCTGCCCGAGCATATGGACCGGGTCCAGAAGGCCGTCACGCAGGCCTCCGACGCGATTTCCCGTAAGTACTTCAATCAGGCGGATGAACTGGCCTGGGTGGGAGAAGTTTCATGA
- a CDS encoding circularly permuted type 2 ATP-grasp protein yields MSELFRDYSEAAARSGAYDEMFAPGTVARKSYGQVDGALRELSLADVSARAESMARTFLDRGVTFDYAGEERPFPLDIVPRVIPADEWDVLERGVKQRVRALEAFLDDVYGRMAVVADGVVPRALVTTSAHFHRAVHGFEPAGGVRVHVSGIDVVRDAAGTFRVLEDNVRVPSGVSYVLENRRAMAKGLPEAFGQQHIRPVEEYPRRLLSALRKTAPSGVDDPTVVVLTPGVFNSAYFEHTLLAGLMGVELVEGRDLICRGNRVYMRTTAGEQRVDVIYKRIDDEFLDPLQFRSDSMLGCPGLVNAARAGGVTIANAVGNGVADDKLVYSYVPDLIRYYLHEEPVIANVETFRLEEKEAREQVLDRLEELVVKPVDGSGGKGLVIGPDASRDELDALRKRVLADPRGWIAQPVLQLSTVPTLSGDRFGPRHVDLRPFAVNDGDDVWVLPGGLTRVALKEGSLIVNSSQGGGSKDTWVLSDSPQLPAVELPRSSITVREQVSVWPVESNWRDRQSDQQQ; encoded by the coding sequence ATGTCAGAGCTATTCCGGGATTACTCCGAGGCCGCCGCCCGCTCCGGCGCCTACGACGAAATGTTCGCCCCAGGCACCGTTGCCCGAAAGTCCTACGGCCAGGTGGACGGCGCACTCCGCGAGCTTTCACTTGCCGATGTGAGCGCCCGTGCCGAGTCGATGGCACGGACCTTCCTGGACCGCGGCGTGACCTTCGATTATGCGGGGGAGGAGAGACCCTTCCCGCTGGATATCGTGCCAAGGGTGATTCCGGCTGACGAATGGGACGTCCTTGAGCGTGGGGTCAAGCAGCGCGTCCGCGCCTTGGAGGCGTTTCTGGACGATGTCTACGGTCGGATGGCGGTGGTCGCTGACGGAGTAGTGCCGCGGGCATTGGTGACCACCAGTGCGCATTTCCACCGGGCGGTGCATGGTTTCGAGCCCGCCGGCGGAGTGCGCGTACACGTGTCCGGTATCGACGTCGTCCGCGATGCCGCGGGCACGTTCCGGGTTCTGGAGGACAACGTCCGCGTGCCTTCCGGGGTGTCGTACGTGTTGGAGAACCGGCGGGCGATGGCAAAGGGTTTGCCGGAGGCGTTCGGGCAGCAGCACATCCGTCCGGTCGAGGAATACCCGCGCCGTCTGCTGTCGGCGTTGCGGAAGACCGCGCCGTCGGGGGTGGACGACCCCACCGTGGTGGTCTTGACCCCTGGCGTCTTCAACAGCGCCTACTTCGAACACACACTGCTGGCCGGGTTGATGGGCGTTGAACTGGTAGAGGGCAGGGACCTGATCTGCCGCGGTAACCGGGTCTACATGCGCACCACGGCCGGCGAGCAGCGCGTGGATGTGATTTACAAGCGGATCGATGATGAGTTCCTGGATCCGCTGCAGTTCCGCTCCGATTCCATGCTCGGCTGTCCGGGACTGGTGAACGCAGCCAGGGCAGGCGGGGTGACCATCGCGAACGCCGTAGGCAACGGTGTGGCCGATGACAAGCTGGTCTATTCCTACGTGCCGGACCTGATTCGTTACTACCTGCACGAAGAGCCCGTGATCGCCAACGTGGAGACTTTCCGCTTGGAAGAGAAGGAAGCGCGCGAGCAAGTCCTCGACCGGCTCGAGGAACTCGTGGTCAAGCCGGTGGATGGTTCGGGAGGCAAGGGCCTGGTGATCGGTCCTGATGCTTCACGGGACGAGCTGGATGCCCTGCGGAAGCGGGTGTTGGCGGATCCGCGCGGCTGGATCGCCCAGCCCGTGCTGCAGCTTTCCACGGTTCCAACCCTTTCGGGAGACCGCTTCGGCCCCCGGCACGTGGACTTGCGTCCGTTCGCGGTCAACGACGGCGACGACGTCTGGGTGCTGCCCGGCGGGCTGACCCGGGTTGCCCTGAAGGAAGGATCGCTCATCGTGAACTCTTCCCAAGGTGGTGGTTCCAAGGACACCTGGGTACTCTCGGACTCCCCGCAACTGCCCGCCGTCGAACTGCCCCGTTCCTCCATCACGGTCCGTGAGCAGGTCTCGGTGTGGCCGGTCGAAAGCAACTGGCGGGACCGCCAATCGGACCAGCAGCAGTGA
- a CDS encoding YeiH family protein, translating to MHPHRFAASVSRWGAGIVMAVAATGLAFIVHALLPPIPAMTAAVALGLLAANIPGTAAWAAGRARPGLDFAGKHHMRAGIVLLGLKVSVVDVLDLGWFALVLIAAVVLLSFAGTYGLARLVKLPREGALLIATGFSICGASAIGAMAAVRRIKHQDTVLPVALVTLCGTLAIGVLPLLMHPLGLSPEQFGAWTGASVHDVGQVVATAQTAGPVALALAVVVKLTRVVLLAPIVAGAGLTQRWSMRRKSRNGTEANDDGGKFPPIVPLFVLGFIAMVAVRSLGWLGPGVLDAAGALQDILLASALFGLGSAVRVRTLLHTGGRAALVALGSWFLIALLGLGAVLLMIR from the coding sequence ATGCACCCCCATCGTTTCGCGGCCTCCGTCTCCCGATGGGGAGCCGGGATTGTCATGGCAGTGGCAGCCACTGGACTTGCCTTCATCGTCCATGCCCTGCTTCCCCCCATCCCTGCCATGACAGCCGCTGTAGCGCTGGGTTTGTTAGCTGCAAATATACCGGGCACGGCGGCATGGGCTGCCGGACGCGCCCGCCCGGGGCTGGACTTCGCCGGCAAGCACCACATGCGGGCGGGCATCGTGCTACTGGGCTTGAAGGTCAGCGTTGTCGATGTCCTCGACCTTGGCTGGTTTGCGCTCGTCCTGATCGCCGCCGTCGTGCTCCTCAGTTTCGCCGGCACGTATGGGCTGGCCCGCCTGGTGAAGCTTCCGCGAGAGGGCGCCCTGCTGATAGCCACCGGCTTCTCCATTTGCGGCGCCTCGGCGATCGGCGCCATGGCCGCGGTGCGCCGCATCAAACACCAGGACACTGTCCTGCCCGTTGCCCTGGTGACGCTTTGCGGGACGCTCGCCATCGGCGTCCTGCCACTGCTCATGCACCCCTTGGGCCTGAGCCCTGAACAATTCGGGGCCTGGACCGGCGCTTCCGTGCACGACGTCGGCCAGGTGGTCGCGACGGCACAGACCGCCGGTCCCGTGGCGCTGGCGCTCGCCGTCGTCGTGAAACTGACCAGGGTGGTCCTGCTCGCCCCCATCGTTGCCGGAGCCGGGCTCACGCAACGATGGTCGATGCGTCGGAAGTCGCGCAACGGCACCGAAGCGAACGACGACGGCGGCAAGTTCCCGCCGATCGTCCCGCTCTTCGTGCTCGGGTTCATCGCGATGGTGGCCGTACGTTCCTTGGGCTGGTTGGGCCCGGGCGTGCTGGACGCAGCGGGAGCACTCCAGGACATCCTGCTCGCCTCGGCCCTGTTCGGGCTGGGTTCGGCGGTCCGTGTCCGCACCCTGTTGCACACGGGTGGCCGCGCCGCGCTCGTTGCGCTTGGCTCCTGGTTCCTGATCGCCCTGTTGGGCTTGGGCGCCGTCTTGCTCATGATTAGATAG
- the pepN gene encoding aminopeptidase N, with protein MSNHNLARAEAATRSALISTHSYDVSLDVRQAADTGVPGYTSRSVINFSAQPGSSTFLDFIHGGVHSVFLNGKGLDVAEVVDGDRIHLNNLQAENQVTVTGTALYSRSGEGMHRFVDPADGQCYLYTQYEPADARRVFANFEQPDLKAEFTFHVMAPSAWQVASNGAELSRTQLTSDPATSRWDFATTQRMSTYITTVLAGPYFRATDHWSKTLDDGTRLEVPLALYCRASMQESFDAAELFRLTKNGLDFFNELFDYPYPWGKYDQAFVPEYNLGAMENPGLVTFTEKYVFTSRATDAQYQARANTLMHEMAHMWFGDLVTMTWWDDLWLKESFADYMGTLGVDRATDWDSAWVNFANKRKSWAYVQDQLPTTHPIVADIPDLEAAKQNFDGITYAKGASVLKQLVAYVGFEAFIAGSRRYFKDHEYGNTSLTDLLEALGTASGRDLGTWARQWLQTSGISTIAAEISGSGDAMAAVTVRQDSVDPITGKQEHRPHRLRIGLYNFDDGGRLHRTEGIELDIEGADTPVAELAGKPRPSLLLVNDDDLSYAKVRLDAESEATVRSSLDRLSDPMARALCWTALWDSARDAVTPAALYVAAVERFAPAEPGIGVLLNVLGNAVTAVERYVPAPQRYEVRASLMAASAMQLRTSEPGSDQQLAWARTLAELSRHDGAYVEFFRGLLTGSVIVDGLTVDADLRWSLWQALAANGAATLPELDAELALDHTAAGREGHALAAAARPDAAVKTAAWDAAVDDTGLSNEILSAAIAGFSLAPSGLLDGFTEPYFDCLEDIWHSRSIEIASRIVRGLFPSAQDLQAGMAPADHPVLRRTDDWLSAHTAAPRALRRIVIEQRSHLFRALTAQAAGASQQDAGGPQQG; from the coding sequence GTGTCGAATCACAACTTGGCGCGCGCTGAAGCCGCCACCCGTTCAGCCCTGATCAGCACCCACAGCTACGATGTCTCCCTTGACGTCCGCCAAGCCGCCGATACGGGCGTGCCAGGGTACACAAGCCGCAGCGTCATCAACTTTTCGGCACAGCCTGGTTCCTCCACCTTCCTGGATTTCATCCACGGTGGCGTGCACAGCGTCTTCCTCAACGGAAAAGGGCTCGACGTCGCCGAGGTAGTGGACGGCGACAGGATCCACCTCAACAATCTCCAGGCCGAAAACCAGGTCACGGTCACCGGAACCGCCCTTTACAGCCGGTCCGGAGAGGGCATGCACCGATTCGTCGATCCCGCCGACGGTCAGTGCTACCTCTACACGCAATACGAACCGGCGGACGCCCGCCGCGTCTTCGCGAACTTCGAACAGCCGGACCTGAAGGCCGAATTCACCTTCCACGTCATGGCGCCTTCCGCCTGGCAGGTGGCCTCCAACGGCGCCGAGCTCTCCCGTACGCAACTCACGAGCGATCCGGCCACGAGCCGCTGGGATTTCGCCACCACCCAGCGGATGTCCACCTACATCACCACCGTCCTCGCCGGTCCCTATTTCCGCGCCACGGACCACTGGAGCAAGACGCTCGACGACGGGACCCGCCTTGAGGTTCCGCTGGCGCTCTATTGCCGCGCATCTATGCAGGAGTCCTTCGATGCCGCCGAGCTTTTCCGGCTGACGAAGAACGGCCTGGACTTCTTCAACGAGCTCTTCGACTACCCGTACCCGTGGGGGAAGTACGATCAGGCGTTCGTGCCCGAGTACAACCTTGGCGCCATGGAGAATCCCGGCCTGGTCACCTTCACCGAGAAATACGTCTTCACTTCGCGGGCCACCGATGCCCAGTACCAAGCCCGCGCCAACACCCTCATGCACGAGATGGCCCACATGTGGTTCGGAGACCTCGTGACCATGACCTGGTGGGATGATCTCTGGCTCAAGGAATCCTTCGCCGACTACATGGGCACCCTCGGCGTGGACAGGGCCACGGACTGGGACAGCGCCTGGGTGAATTTCGCGAACAAGCGCAAGTCCTGGGCCTACGTGCAGGACCAGTTGCCCACGACCCACCCGATCGTCGCGGACATTCCGGACCTGGAAGCCGCCAAGCAGAACTTCGACGGCATTACCTATGCCAAGGGTGCATCCGTCCTGAAGCAATTGGTGGCCTACGTCGGGTTCGAGGCGTTCATTGCCGGCTCGCGACGCTACTTCAAGGATCACGAGTACGGCAACACCTCATTGACCGACCTCCTCGAAGCCCTGGGCACGGCATCGGGCCGGGACCTTGGCACGTGGGCCCGCCAGTGGCTGCAGACATCGGGGATCTCCACCATTGCGGCCGAAATCTCCGGGAGCGGCGATGCCATGGCGGCAGTCACCGTGCGCCAGGACTCCGTGGACCCCATCACGGGCAAGCAGGAACACCGGCCGCATAGGCTCAGGATCGGTCTCTACAACTTTGATGACGGCGGCCGGTTGCACCGCACGGAGGGCATCGAGCTGGACATCGAAGGCGCCGACACGCCCGTCGCGGAACTCGCGGGAAAGCCGCGCCCGTCCCTCCTCCTCGTCAACGACGACGACCTCAGTTATGCCAAGGTGCGCCTCGATGCGGAGTCCGAGGCAACCGTGCGTTCCTCCTTGGACCGGCTCAGCGATCCGATGGCCCGGGCGTTGTGCTGGACAGCCTTGTGGGATTCAGCGCGCGACGCCGTTACCCCCGCGGCGCTGTACGTCGCCGCCGTCGAACGCTTCGCCCCGGCCGAACCGGGAATCGGCGTCCTTCTGAACGTTCTGGGCAACGCGGTGACCGCCGTCGAGCGCTACGTCCCCGCTCCGCAGCGGTACGAGGTCCGGGCGAGCCTGATGGCGGCCAGCGCGATGCAGCTGCGGACCTCCGAGCCGGGTTCCGACCAGCAACTCGCGTGGGCCAGGACTCTGGCGGAATTGTCGCGCCATGACGGCGCGTATGTCGAGTTCTTCCGAGGCCTTCTCACCGGAAGCGTGATAGTGGACGGCCTCACGGTGGATGCGGATCTTCGGTGGAGCCTGTGGCAGGCATTGGCAGCCAACGGAGCGGCCACGCTACCGGAACTGGATGCCGAACTCGCCCTGGACCACACCGCGGCGGGACGCGAAGGCCATGCCCTGGCCGCAGCTGCCCGTCCGGATGCCGCCGTCAAGACGGCCGCATGGGATGCCGCGGTCGACGACACCGGGCTCTCCAACGAGATCCTGAGCGCGGCCATCGCAGGTTTCTCCCTTGCCCCGTCCGGGCTCCTGGATGGCTTCACCGAACCGTACTTCGACTGCTTGGAAGATATCTGGCACTCGCGGAGCATCGAGATCGCGAGCCGGATTGTGCGGGGCCTGTTCCCCTCAGCCCAGGATCTGCAAGCGGGAATGGCTCCCGCAGACCATCCTGTGCTTCGGCGCACGGACGATTGGCTCAGCGCCCACACCGCAGCTCCGCGGGCGCTCCGGCGCATCGTCATTGAGCAGCGCAGCCATTTGTTCCGCGCGCTGACGGCCCAAGCCGCCGGTGCGTCGCAACAAGATGCCGGAGGGCCGCAGCAGGGCTGA
- a CDS encoding lipoate--protein ligase family protein, translated as METMTSSMAFQHGEPRLHGEYKVPGGKLVVVDLDVVDGRFANVSLSGDFFLEPDEALMDINRALMGLPESSTATEISAAVSAALPADSVLFGFSADAVAVAVRRALSKASGWADHQWEVIPPSVLPTHLNVALDEVLTEQVGAGLRNPTLRFWDWEEPSVVIGSFQSYRNEVDPDGVARHGITVVRRISGGGAMFMEAGNCITYSLYVPQSLVDGISFADSYAFLDAWVMAALEKLGIAAFYVPLNDIATGQGKIGGAAQKRLANGGMLHHVTMSYDIDADKMVEVLRIGKEKLSDKGTRSAKKRVDPLRRQTGLARTEIIKAMQEVFSERYGATESRITDVELATARERVQSKFGTEEWLHRVP; from the coding sequence ATGGAAACCATGACTTCCAGCATGGCATTCCAACATGGCGAACCCCGGCTCCATGGCGAATACAAGGTCCCCGGCGGAAAACTCGTCGTAGTTGACCTGGACGTCGTGGACGGTCGGTTCGCGAACGTCTCACTCAGTGGCGACTTCTTCCTGGAACCGGACGAGGCCCTGATGGACATCAACCGGGCGCTCATGGGCCTTCCGGAAAGTTCGACGGCGACCGAGATTTCCGCTGCTGTCTCAGCCGCGCTGCCTGCCGACTCGGTCCTGTTCGGCTTCTCCGCCGACGCCGTCGCTGTTGCTGTCCGAAGGGCGCTGTCCAAGGCCAGCGGGTGGGCGGACCACCAGTGGGAGGTCATCCCGCCGTCGGTCCTCCCCACGCACCTCAACGTAGCGCTGGACGAGGTCCTCACGGAGCAGGTCGGGGCCGGGCTCCGGAACCCCACCTTGCGCTTCTGGGACTGGGAAGAGCCGTCAGTGGTGATCGGCAGCTTCCAGTCTTACCGCAACGAGGTGGATCCCGACGGCGTCGCGCGCCACGGCATCACGGTGGTCCGGCGCATCAGCGGCGGGGGAGCGATGTTCATGGAGGCCGGAAACTGCATCACCTATTCGCTCTATGTGCCACAGAGCCTCGTGGATGGCATCAGCTTTGCCGACTCCTACGCGTTCCTGGACGCGTGGGTCATGGCTGCCCTGGAAAAGCTGGGCATCGCCGCGTTCTATGTCCCGCTCAATGACATCGCCACCGGGCAAGGCAAGATCGGCGGCGCCGCGCAAAAGCGCCTCGCCAACGGCGGCATGCTGCACCACGTCACCATGAGCTACGACATCGACGCCGACAAGATGGTGGAGGTCCTGCGCATCGGCAAGGAAAAGCTTTCCGACAAAGGAACCCGCAGCGCAAAGAAGCGTGTGGATCCGCTCCGCCGGCAAACCGGCCTGGCGCGAACTGAGATCATCAAGGCCATGCAGGAGGTTTTCTCCGAGCGCTACGGGGCCACGGAGTCCCGCATCACAGACGTCGAACTTGCAACAGCCCGGGAGCGGGTGCAGTCAAAGTTCGGTACCGAAGAATGGCTGCACCGTGTCCCTTAA
- a CDS encoding type B 50S ribosomal protein L31, protein MKSDIHPKYEAVVFNDLASGVKFLTKSTVSSSKTIEWEDGNTYPVIDVEISSESHPFYTGKQRIMDSAGRVERFNARFKGFGGKK, encoded by the coding sequence ATGAAGTCTGATATCCACCCGAAGTACGAAGCTGTTGTATTCAACGACCTGGCTTCCGGCGTCAAGTTCCTGACCAAGTCCACCGTGTCTTCTTCCAAGACCATCGAGTGGGAAGACGGCAACACCTACCCGGTCATCGACGTCGAAATCTCCTCGGAGTCCCACCCGTTCTACACGGGCAAGCAGCGCATCATGGACTCTGCAGGCCGCGTCGAGCGCTTCAACGCTCGCTTCAAGGGCTTCGGCGGCAAGAAGTAA
- a CDS encoding TrmH family RNA methyltransferase, with amino-acid sequence MTFHYLESAADPRVADYTQLTDVHLRKLREPLEGMYIAESSRVLRRALAAGHQPRSFFLAEKWLEDLDDVFQQFPEVPVYVGKASLLEEITGFHLHRGAMAAMHRPAPVPLEELLAGAHRVAVLEDVVDHTNVGAIFRSAAALGVDAVLVSPRCGDPLYRRSVRVSMGTVFQVPWARLEAWPGDLERLKEQGFTVAAMELTDDAVDLDALAASNPGKLALVLGTEGAGMSPETLAAVDLAVRIPMRAGVDSLNVAAASAVAFWELRPRD; translated from the coding sequence GTGACTTTCCACTACCTCGAGTCCGCCGCCGACCCGCGCGTTGCCGACTACACGCAACTGACGGATGTCCACCTCCGCAAGCTCCGCGAGCCCCTCGAGGGCATGTACATCGCCGAATCGTCCCGGGTGCTGCGACGCGCCCTTGCGGCCGGCCACCAGCCCCGATCCTTCTTCCTGGCGGAGAAATGGCTGGAGGATCTCGACGACGTTTTCCAACAGTTCCCCGAGGTGCCGGTCTACGTCGGCAAGGCGTCCCTGCTTGAGGAAATCACGGGATTCCACCTGCACCGCGGAGCCATGGCAGCCATGCATCGGCCGGCGCCGGTGCCCCTTGAAGAACTTCTTGCCGGGGCGCATCGGGTGGCTGTCCTCGAGGACGTCGTCGACCACACGAACGTCGGGGCCATTTTCCGTTCCGCGGCCGCGCTGGGAGTGGACGCCGTGCTCGTTTCCCCGCGCTGCGGGGACCCCCTGTACCGCCGCAGCGTCCGGGTGAGCATGGGCACCGTCTTCCAGGTTCCCTGGGCACGGCTGGAGGCCTGGCCGGGCGACCTCGAACGGCTCAAGGAGCAGGGCTTCACCGTCGCCGCCATGGAGCTGACTGACGACGCCGTGGACCTTGACGCGCTTGCCGCAAGCAACCCCGGCAAGCTCGCCCTCGTGCTCGGCACAGAAGGCGCGGGCATGAGCCCGGAGACGCTCGCCGCCGTCGACCTCGCCGTTAGGATACCCATGCGCGCAGGCGTCGACTCGCTCAACGTCGCTGCCGCCTCTGCCGTGGCCTTCTGGGAGTTGCGCCCGCGCGACTGA
- a CDS encoding sulfite exporter TauE/SafE family protein, with product MEILSGVLIFFAGLWAGTINSVVGSGTLVTFPVLIALGYAPVTATISNAMGLVAGNVTGAWGYRHELRGRGRQLLRLLPASLLGGITGAWLLLHLPEKVFYYAAPILIVVALLMVLFQPKLQRWVQDRAGNPEHAIHDKRHTVILVALVYLAGVYGGYFVAAQGILLVGILGVFMTGTIQNANAMKNILVLAVNVVAACSYLLFAFGRIEWPVVAVIAVSSLIGGLVGSKVGRRLKPLALRIVIFALGIVALGFMIANLLK from the coding sequence GTGGAGATCCTTAGCGGCGTCCTGATCTTTTTCGCGGGCTTGTGGGCCGGAACCATCAACAGCGTGGTCGGCTCGGGCACGCTGGTGACCTTCCCGGTCCTCATCGCCCTGGGCTACGCTCCCGTCACGGCGACCATCAGCAACGCCATGGGGCTCGTGGCAGGCAACGTGACAGGGGCCTGGGGCTACCGCCACGAACTCAGGGGCCGGGGCAGGCAGTTGCTCAGGCTCTTGCCGGCGTCGCTGCTTGGGGGCATCACGGGTGCCTGGCTGTTGCTGCACCTCCCGGAGAAGGTCTTCTACTACGCCGCTCCCATCCTGATCGTGGTCGCGCTGCTCATGGTTCTCTTCCAGCCCAAACTCCAACGGTGGGTCCAGGACCGGGCAGGCAACCCGGAACACGCCATCCACGACAAGCGGCACACCGTGATCCTCGTGGCGCTGGTGTACCTCGCCGGGGTCTATGGCGGCTATTTCGTCGCTGCCCAGGGCATCCTGCTTGTCGGCATCCTGGGTGTCTTCATGACCGGCACCATCCAGAACGCCAACGCCATGAAGAACATCCTGGTGTTGGCCGTCAACGTGGTGGCAGCGTGCTCCTACCTCCTGTTTGCCTTTGGCCGGATCGAATGGCCGGTGGTGGCAGTCATCGCGGTCAGTTCATTGATCGGCGGCCTGGTGGGCTCCAAAGTGGGACGGCGCCTGAAGCCCCTCGCGCTGCGCATCGTGATCTTCGCTCTTGGCATCGTGGCACTCGGCTTCATGATCGCCAACTTGCTGAAATAG
- a CDS encoding ABC transporter ATP-binding protein, giving the protein MSDVLELASVSVVRGTKTLLDKVDWQVNEGERWVILGPNGAGKTTLLQIAAARMHPTSGKAGILDETLGRVDVFELRPRIGLSSAALATQIPEQENVLNVVVTAAYGVTGRWREGYERDDERRAFGLLNEWGMGPLLNRSFSSLSEGERKRVQIARALMTDPELLLLDEPAAGLDLGGREELVHKLGELARDEDAPAMVLVTHHLEEVPPGFTHAMLLRDGGVVAAGPIEEVLTAEHLSNTFGLPLDVTENSGRYTATARR; this is encoded by the coding sequence ATGAGTGATGTTCTTGAATTGGCTTCCGTCAGCGTTGTCCGAGGTACCAAGACCCTGCTGGACAAGGTTGACTGGCAGGTCAATGAAGGCGAACGCTGGGTCATCCTCGGTCCCAACGGTGCCGGCAAGACCACTCTGCTCCAGATCGCCGCCGCCCGGATGCATCCCACGAGCGGGAAAGCCGGGATCCTTGACGAGACGCTGGGCCGGGTGGACGTCTTTGAGCTCCGTCCGCGCATCGGCCTTTCCTCCGCGGCCCTGGCCACCCAGATCCCGGAGCAGGAAAACGTGCTGAACGTTGTGGTCACCGCTGCCTACGGAGTGACCGGCCGCTGGCGCGAGGGCTACGAGCGCGACGACGAACGCCGCGCCTTCGGCCTCCTCAACGAATGGGGGATGGGCCCGCTCTTGAACCGCTCCTTCTCTTCGCTTTCCGAAGGCGAGCGCAAGCGTGTGCAGATCGCCCGGGCCCTCATGACCGATCCCGAGCTGCTCCTGCTCGACGAGCCGGCCGCCGGCCTGGACCTCGGAGGACGCGAAGAGCTCGTCCACAAACTCGGTGAGCTCGCCCGCGACGAGGACGCCCCCGCCATGGTCCTCGTGACCCACCACCTTGAAGAAGTTCCCCCGGGATTCACCCACGCCATGCTGCTTCGCGACGGCGGCGTGGTTGCCGCCGGACCTATCGAAGAAGTCCTGACAGCAGAACACCTCAGCAACACCTTTGGCCTCCCCCTGGACGTGACCGAGAACTCCGGCCGCTACACGGCCACCGCCCGCCGCTAG